A single region of the Marinobacter salinisoli genome encodes:
- a CDS encoding carbohydrate ABC transporter permease, whose amino-acid sequence MDKIPNNRAWWLVLPVFILVAFSALVPLMTVVNYSVQDIFGPGQAYFVGTEWFREVLTNERLQDSLIRQFIFSGAVLLIQIPLGIAVALMMPKSGIKASLCLILLAIPLLIPWNVVGTIWQIFGRGDIGLFGWGLNELGFDYNYTGDTGDAWFTVLLMDVWHWTPLVALLCYSGLRAIPEAFYQAAEIDRASKWAVFRYIQLPRLKNVLIIAVLLRFMDSFMIYTEPFVLTGGGPGSSTTFLSQTLTTMAIGQFDLGRAAAFSLIYFLIVLLVSWLFFTAITHADKKQ is encoded by the coding sequence ATGGACAAGATACCCAATAACCGCGCCTGGTGGCTGGTGCTGCCGGTGTTCATTCTGGTGGCGTTTTCCGCCCTGGTGCCGCTGATGACGGTGGTGAACTACTCGGTGCAGGACATTTTCGGGCCAGGTCAGGCGTACTTCGTCGGTACCGAATGGTTTCGTGAGGTGCTGACCAACGAGCGGCTGCAGGACTCCCTGATACGGCAGTTTATCTTTTCCGGTGCGGTGTTGCTGATTCAAATTCCGCTCGGTATTGCGGTGGCACTGATGATGCCGAAATCCGGTATCAAGGCGTCCCTGTGCCTGATTCTGTTGGCGATTCCGCTGCTCATTCCCTGGAACGTAGTCGGTACCATCTGGCAGATCTTTGGCCGTGGCGATATCGGGTTGTTCGGCTGGGGCCTGAACGAACTGGGGTTTGACTACAACTACACCGGCGATACCGGGGATGCCTGGTTCACCGTGCTGCTGATGGATGTCTGGCACTGGACTCCGCTGGTGGCGTTGCTGTGTTACTCCGGTCTGCGGGCGATTCCGGAGGCCTTTTACCAGGCGGCGGAAATTGACCGCGCCTCCAAGTGGGCGGTGTTCCGGTATATCCAGCTTCCGCGCCTGAAGAACGTGCTGATCATCGCCGTGCTGCTGCGGTTCATGGACAGTTTCATGATCTACACCGAGCCGTTTGTTCTGACTGGCGGCGGCCCGGGCAGCTCTACGACCTTCCTGAGCCAGACCCTGACCACCATGGCCATCGGCCAGTTTGATCTGGGCCGGGCAGCGGCCTTCTCGTTGATCTATTTCCTGATCGTGTTGCTGGTGTCCTGGTTGTTCTTCACCGCCATCACCCACGCGGACAAGAAACAATAG
- a CDS encoding DeoR/GlpR family transcriptional regulator, with translation MAQRHRKDLILELIQETGFATTDELVERFNVTPQTIRRDLNELAREKKLRRHHGGAGIDSSTMNTAYQARKIMDLEAKERIAKALVNMVPDGSSMFINIGTTTETIARALLIKNNLQIVTNNLHVASILSAKEDFRVIVAGGEVRTRDGGIVGEATRDFINQFKMDFGIIGISGIHEDGSLLDFDYREVRVAQAIIANSGQVLLAADHTKFGRNAMVRLGNITQADHVFTDQPPPAPIKRLLGEHNVELHIV, from the coding sequence ATGGCGCAGCGGCATCGCAAGGACCTGATTCTGGAGCTGATTCAGGAAACCGGATTCGCAACCACCGATGAACTGGTTGAGCGTTTCAACGTGACGCCACAAACCATCCGCCGCGACCTGAATGAACTCGCCCGCGAAAAGAAGCTGCGCCGTCATCACGGTGGCGCGGGCATTGATTCCAGCACCATGAACACCGCCTACCAGGCGCGCAAAATCATGGACCTCGAAGCCAAGGAACGCATTGCCAAGGCACTGGTGAACATGGTCCCGGACGGCTCATCCATGTTCATCAACATCGGCACCACCACCGAAACCATTGCCCGGGCGCTGCTGATCAAAAACAACCTGCAAATCGTTACCAATAACCTGCACGTGGCGTCCATCCTGTCGGCCAAAGAGGATTTTCGTGTCATCGTTGCCGGCGGTGAGGTCCGGACCCGGGATGGCGGTATCGTCGGTGAGGCCACCCGGGACTTCATCAATCAGTTCAAGATGGACTTCGGCATTATCGGCATCAGCGGCATCCACGAGGACGGTTCCCTGCTGGACTTCGACTACCGGGAAGTCCGGGTGGCCCAGGCCATTATTGCCAATTCCGGCCAGGTCCTGCTGGCTGCCGACCACACCAAGTTTGGCCGTAACGCGATGGTCAGGCTGGGCAATATCACCCAGGCTGACCATGTCTTCACCGATCAGCCGCCACCTGCCCCGATCAAGCGCCTGCTGGGCGAGCACAACGTCGAACTGCACATCGTTTAA
- a CDS encoding sigma-54-dependent Fis family transcriptional regulator produces MGSNDGLNESQVIQESWNRCIAWGLEHNSRPSPALGQSLGERVDHGTLTNLIAAADAEVAPYYRNVLSSSRCLILLTDAQGTVVRRWGDDAMAGHHLKAWFQNGANWREQTCGTNAIGTAITTGFAVQVQRNDHFLKLHRQLIGSAAPIYDANNELMGVLSVFTDAYLPQAHTLGMVRLLSQSVENRLICKRFEHSHCLITLNTNADNFDSPWSGILVCDDRGTVIASNQRAGQLLGRNPLNHSLDSLMTTPGKRVLQHPERTPLTLITLNKVRLSARVTHPNAADHELSVGKSARQEPRPNSRESNLPVLELGDSAVRRCADQAAKVLRRKVPLIITGETGVGKEVLVKALHQSSERRNQPLVSVNCAAIPSELVESELFGYQQGAFTGARAQGSVGLIRKADKGILFLDEIGEMPMAAQSRLLRVLQEREVTPVGSTESLPVDILLVTATNRSLQSRIELGQFRSDLFYRINGLSVALPPLRERSDKQELIQHIYREHRDPEQPETLSAPVLSALINHPWPGNIRQLVNVISVAVAIADGEPIQLWHLPEDFLSQIDQAGSHPDPVSVAKQPGSNPSAHESPAISDGLSQTLKAYRQCMGNISRTARALSISRNTVYKRLRELGVR; encoded by the coding sequence ATGGGAAGCAACGACGGTTTGAACGAGAGCCAGGTCATACAGGAATCATGGAATCGATGCATCGCCTGGGGACTGGAACACAACTCCCGCCCATCCCCCGCTCTGGGTCAGTCACTTGGCGAAAGGGTCGACCATGGAACACTCACCAACCTCATCGCCGCTGCCGATGCGGAGGTGGCACCCTACTACCGGAATGTTCTTTCCAGTAGTCGCTGCCTGATCCTTCTGACCGACGCTCAAGGCACCGTCGTGCGGCGCTGGGGCGATGACGCCATGGCGGGCCACCATTTGAAAGCCTGGTTTCAGAACGGCGCCAACTGGCGGGAACAAACGTGCGGCACCAATGCCATTGGCACCGCCATCACCACAGGCTTCGCGGTTCAGGTGCAGCGCAACGACCACTTCCTCAAACTGCACCGGCAACTCATAGGCTCCGCCGCCCCGATTTACGATGCAAATAACGAACTGATGGGAGTCCTGAGCGTGTTCACCGATGCCTACCTGCCCCAGGCTCACACCCTGGGTATGGTGCGGCTGCTGTCGCAATCGGTGGAAAACCGGCTGATCTGCAAGCGATTCGAACACAGCCACTGCTTGATCACGCTGAATACCAACGCCGACAATTTTGATAGCCCATGGTCCGGTATTCTGGTGTGTGATGATCGGGGAACGGTGATCGCGAGCAACCAGCGTGCTGGCCAGTTGCTCGGTCGGAATCCATTGAACCACTCGCTCGATTCACTGATGACCACGCCAGGAAAGCGGGTTTTGCAGCATCCGGAGCGAACACCACTGACTTTGATCACGCTCAATAAAGTGCGCCTGAGCGCGCGGGTAACCCATCCGAACGCTGCTGATCACGAGCTTTCCGTTGGCAAATCCGCCCGACAGGAACCGCGCCCAAACAGCCGTGAGTCCAATCTACCGGTGCTTGAGCTGGGCGACAGCGCCGTTCGCCGGTGTGCCGATCAGGCGGCCAAGGTTCTGAGACGCAAGGTGCCGCTGATTATTACCGGCGAAACCGGCGTGGGTAAGGAGGTGTTGGTCAAAGCCTTGCACCAGTCCAGCGAACGCCGCAATCAGCCGTTGGTTTCAGTGAATTGTGCGGCGATTCCGTCCGAACTGGTGGAATCCGAACTGTTCGGGTACCAGCAAGGGGCCTTTACCGGCGCCCGCGCCCAGGGTTCGGTGGGGCTGATTCGCAAAGCCGACAAAGGCATTTTGTTTCTCGATGAAATCGGTGAAATGCCTATGGCCGCACAATCCCGTTTGCTCCGGGTGCTGCAGGAACGGGAAGTGACGCCGGTCGGCTCCACGGAAAGCCTGCCGGTGGACATTCTTCTTGTCACCGCCACCAACCGCTCACTGCAGTCGCGCATCGAACTGGGCCAGTTCAGGAGCGATCTGTTCTACCGGATCAATGGCCTGAGCGTCGCTTTGCCCCCCTTGAGGGAGCGTTCCGACAAGCAGGAACTGATTCAGCACATCTACCGCGAGCATCGGGACCCGGAGCAACCCGAAACACTGTCCGCCCCGGTGCTGTCCGCGCTGATCAATCACCCCTGGCCGGGCAATATCAGGCAACTGGTGAACGTGATCAGCGTTGCCGTGGCCATCGCAGATGGCGAACCGATTCAACTCTGGCACTTACCCGAAGATTTTCTGTCGCAAATTGATCAAGCTGGATCCCACCCGGACCCTGTGTCGGTCGCGAAACAGCCAGGATCTAATCCTTCGGCACACGAATCGCCCGCCATTTCCGATGGCCTGTCTCAAACGTTAAAGGCCTACCGCCAGTGCATGGGCAACATTTCCCGCACCGCCCGGGCATTGAGCATCAGCCGGAACACCGTTTATAAGCGGCTTCGGGAACTTGGCGTGCGCTAG
- a CDS encoding carbohydrate ABC transporter permease, whose product MDNSRGKNIGITIFIVLLLTPIYWLLNMSFKTNQEILGGLTLWPENFTLHNYEVIFTDPSWYNGYINSMIYVSMNVVITLTVALPAAYAFSRYKFLGDKHLFFWLLSNRMAPPAVFLLPFFQLYSSIGLFDTHIAVALAHCLFNVPLAVWILEGFMSGVPREYDEMAYIDGYSFPKFFVKIFLPMIRSGIGVTAFFAFMFSWVELLLARTLTSVDAQPIAAIMTRTVGASGIDWGVLAAAGTLTIVPGLLVIWFVRNHVAKGFALGRV is encoded by the coding sequence ATGGATAACAGTCGAGGCAAGAACATTGGCATCACCATCTTCATCGTGTTGTTGCTGACGCCGATTTACTGGTTGCTGAACATGTCCTTCAAGACCAACCAGGAGATCCTGGGCGGGCTGACGCTGTGGCCGGAGAACTTCACCCTGCACAACTATGAGGTCATCTTCACCGATCCCAGCTGGTACAACGGCTACATCAACTCGATGATCTACGTGTCCATGAACGTAGTCATTACCCTGACCGTGGCCCTGCCCGCGGCCTATGCCTTCAGCCGTTACAAGTTTCTGGGCGACAAGCACCTGTTCTTCTGGCTGCTCAGTAACCGCATGGCACCACCGGCGGTCTTCCTGCTGCCGTTCTTCCAGCTCTATTCCTCCATAGGCTTGTTCGATACTCACATTGCCGTGGCGCTGGCCCATTGCCTGTTCAACGTGCCACTGGCGGTTTGGATTCTTGAGGGCTTTATGTCCGGCGTGCCACGGGAATACGACGAAATGGCTTACATCGATGGTTACAGCTTCCCGAAGTTTTTCGTGAAGATCTTCCTGCCGATGATCCGCTCCGGCATCGGGGTGACCGCCTTTTTCGCTTTCATGTTTTCCTGGGTGGAGCTGTTGCTGGCCCGCACGCTGACGTCAGTCGACGCCCAACCGATCGCCGCCATCATGACCCGAACGGTAGGCGCCAGCGGTATTGACTGGGGCGTGTTGGCAGCAGCCGGAACGCTGACCATTGTGCCCGGCCTGCTGGTGATCTGGTTTGTGCGCAATCACGTGGCCAAGGGCTTTGCCCTCGGACGGGTTTGA
- a CDS encoding ABC transporter ATP-binding protein, protein MAEIELKSLAHSYSSTPTGPADYAIRQLDHVWERGGAYALLGPSGCGKSTMLNIISGLVEPSEGEVLFDGRRVNELSPRERNIAQVFQFPVVYDSMTVYDNLAFPLKNNKVAASKIKARVHEIAEVLEIEDKLYRKAKNLTADEKQKVSMGRGLVREDVSAILFDEPLTVIDPQLKWRLRRKLKQIHEQFDITMVYVTHDQLEASTFADKIAVMYDGQIVQFGTPTELFEQPNHTFVGFFIGSPGMNLIEVSRCEQGGRFGDTVIPLEPWQIEVLQRLKTNNVKIGIRPEFVELSAQPADDTYASEVLDVEDLGTYKIVTVQLGSAQIKVRQNEEFEVRVGGTTHVAFPRQWLKLYVDEFLVQEHG, encoded by the coding sequence ATGGCTGAGATTGAGCTGAAATCACTGGCGCACAGCTACAGCTCCACACCCACTGGCCCGGCAGACTATGCCATCCGCCAACTGGACCATGTCTGGGAACGGGGTGGTGCCTATGCGTTACTGGGGCCCTCAGGCTGTGGCAAGAGCACCATGCTCAACATCATTTCCGGTCTGGTGGAGCCTTCGGAGGGTGAGGTCTTGTTCGATGGGCGCCGGGTGAACGAACTGTCGCCGCGGGAGCGCAACATTGCCCAGGTGTTCCAGTTCCCGGTGGTCTACGACTCCATGACGGTGTACGACAACCTGGCATTCCCGCTCAAGAACAACAAGGTGGCTGCGTCGAAAATAAAGGCCCGGGTGCACGAAATCGCCGAGGTTCTGGAAATTGAGGACAAGCTTTATCGAAAAGCGAAGAACCTGACCGCCGATGAAAAGCAGAAGGTGTCCATGGGCCGGGGACTGGTCCGTGAGGATGTGTCTGCCATTTTGTTTGACGAGCCGCTGACGGTCATTGATCCCCAGCTCAAATGGCGGCTGCGCCGAAAGCTGAAGCAAATCCACGAACAGTTCGACATCACCATGGTGTATGTCACCCACGATCAGCTGGAGGCATCCACCTTCGCCGACAAGATCGCGGTGATGTATGACGGCCAGATTGTCCAGTTCGGCACTCCAACCGAGCTGTTCGAGCAGCCCAACCACACCTTCGTTGGCTTTTTCATCGGCAGCCCCGGTATGAACCTCATCGAGGTATCCCGCTGCGAGCAGGGTGGGCGTTTTGGCGATACGGTGATCCCGCTGGAGCCCTGGCAGATTGAGGTGCTGCAACGGCTGAAGACCAACAACGTCAAGATCGGCATCCGGCCGGAGTTCGTGGAACTTTCAGCCCAGCCGGCAGATGACACCTACGCATCCGAAGTGCTGGATGTGGAGGATCTTGGCACCTACAAGATTGTGACGGTGCAACTGGGCTCTGCTCAGATCAAGGTCCGCCAGAACGAGGAGTTTGAGGTTCGGGTCGGCGGGACGACCCACGTCGCTTTTCCGCGGCAATGGCTGAAGCTGTACGTGGATGAATTTCTGGTACAGGAGCACGGGTGA
- a CDS encoding ABC transporter substrate-binding protein: MFKNNNYPSALLLSAAVGAAGLATSLPASADQYSDAAEKWVNESFKRSTLSKEEQLEELAWFTKAAEQFRGMDINVVSETIATHEYEANVLAKAFTEITGINLTHTLIQEGDVIEKLQTQMQSGRNIYDAYVNDSDLIGTHFRYGKVVPVQSIMEGAGKDLTLPTLDLDDFIGLDFVTAPDGTLYQLPDQQFANLYWFRADWFERDDLKQQFKEIYGYDLGVPVNWSAYEDIAEFFSVHVKEIDGERVYGHMDYGKKDPSLGWRFTDAWFSMAGAGDKGLPNGLPVDEWGIRVDECHPVGSSVSRGGATNGPAAVYATTKYVDWLEKYAPPEAQGMTFSEAGPVPAQGNVAQQIFWYTAFTASMVKDGLPVVNDDGTPKWRMAPSPRGPYWEEGMKLGYQDVGSWTFFDSTPEKRRLAAWLYAQFTVSKTVSLEKTLAGLTPIRESDINSEEMTEAAPRLGGLVEFYRSPARVQWSPTGTNVPDYPKLAQLWWQYIAQAASGEATPQEALDGLAKAQDRVLERLERANVMATCGPKLNEPRDPQYWLDQPGSPKAKLDNEKPQGKTVPYQELLKTWEDARQS; this comes from the coding sequence ATGTTCAAGAACAATAACTATCCGAGCGCTCTTTTGCTCAGCGCTGCCGTCGGCGCTGCGGGGCTTGCAACCAGCTTGCCCGCCAGTGCTGACCAGTACTCGGATGCAGCCGAGAAGTGGGTGAATGAGTCGTTTAAACGGTCGACGTTGAGCAAGGAAGAGCAGCTTGAAGAGCTTGCCTGGTTTACCAAAGCCGCTGAGCAGTTCCGGGGTATGGATATCAACGTGGTCTCGGAAACCATCGCGACCCACGAGTACGAAGCCAATGTCCTGGCCAAGGCCTTTACCGAGATCACAGGCATCAACCTGACTCACACCCTGATTCAGGAAGGGGATGTGATTGAGAAACTGCAAACACAGATGCAGTCGGGACGTAACATCTACGATGCTTACGTCAACGATTCCGACCTGATCGGTACCCACTTCCGGTACGGTAAGGTGGTGCCGGTGCAGTCGATCATGGAAGGGGCGGGCAAGGACCTGACTCTGCCAACCCTGGACCTGGACGACTTTATTGGCCTGGACTTTGTTACCGCACCGGACGGCACCCTCTACCAGTTGCCGGACCAGCAGTTCGCCAACCTGTACTGGTTCCGCGCCGACTGGTTCGAGCGGGATGACCTGAAGCAGCAGTTCAAGGAAATCTACGGTTATGACCTCGGTGTACCGGTGAACTGGTCCGCCTACGAGGACATTGCCGAGTTCTTCTCCGTTCACGTGAAAGAGATTGACGGTGAACGTGTCTACGGCCACATGGATTACGGCAAAAAAGACCCGTCACTGGGCTGGCGCTTTACCGACGCCTGGTTCTCCATGGCGGGTGCCGGCGACAAGGGCTTGCCCAATGGCTTGCCGGTAGATGAGTGGGGTATTCGTGTGGATGAGTGTCACCCGGTGGGTTCCAGCGTGAGCCGTGGCGGTGCCACCAACGGTCCGGCCGCAGTCTACGCCACCACCAAGTACGTTGACTGGCTGGAGAAATACGCCCCACCCGAAGCTCAGGGGATGACGTTCTCTGAGGCCGGGCCGGTGCCGGCTCAGGGCAATGTGGCGCAGCAAATCTTCTGGTACACCGCCTTTACCGCCAGCATGGTGAAAGACGGCTTGCCCGTGGTGAACGACGATGGTACGCCCAAGTGGCGAATGGCGCCGTCTCCCCGTGGCCCTTACTGGGAAGAAGGCATGAAGCTTGGGTATCAGGACGTTGGCTCCTGGACGTTCTTCGATTCGACACCTGAAAAGCGTCGGCTGGCGGCCTGGCTGTATGCCCAGTTCACGGTGTCCAAGACCGTATCGCTGGAAAAAACGCTGGCGGGCCTGACGCCAATTCGCGAATCTGACATCAATTCGGAAGAGATGACCGAGGCCGCACCACGGCTCGGGGGGCTGGTTGAGTTTTACCGCAGCCCTGCCCGGGTCCAGTGGTCGCCAACGGGCACCAACGTACCGGATTATCCGAAGTTGGCTCAGCTGTGGTGGCAGTATATTGCCCAGGCCGCCAGTGGTGAGGCGACCCCACAGGAAGCCCTGGATGGACTGGCCAAGGCGCAGGATCGTGTGCTGGAGCGCCTGGAACGTGCCAACGTGATGGCGACCTGTGGTCCGAAACTGAACGAGCCGCGGGACCCCCAGTACTGGCTGGATCAGCCGGGATCACCCAAGGCCAAGCTGGACAATGAAAAGCCTCAGGGCAAGACCGTGCCGTATCAGGAACTGCTGAAAACCTGGGAGGACGCTCGCCAGAGCTAA
- a CDS encoding ABC transporter ATP-binding protein, producing the protein MSLTLENISRVADGVDYIRDANLTFEAGSFNVLLGRTLAGKTSLMRLMAGLDTPTTGRLLYRGDDVTGQSVQQRNISMIYQQFINYPNLTVYENIASPLRLAKMSDSEIDRRVKETASMLHIEPLLKRHPLELSGGQQQRTAMARALVKDATLILFDEPLVNLDYKLREELRAELRSLFRERQCIAVYATTEPNEALALGGTTTLLHEGRVVQTGPVMDVYRAPVSTLAAQLFSEPPMNLIRGRVTDTEVTFDEYSHHALTQELAALKPGDYWFGIRPSHIGLVPANDDDLEMAMEVALSEISGSETFMHVQNRYFEMVLQLMGVHQYHTGAPVKVYLPINKLFVFDDHEQLVLTPAQAAGGN; encoded by the coding sequence ATGTCCCTAACACTGGAGAACATCTCCCGTGTCGCTGATGGCGTGGACTATATCCGTGACGCCAATCTGACGTTCGAGGCAGGTTCGTTCAATGTGCTGCTGGGCCGAACCCTGGCGGGCAAGACGTCACTGATGCGCCTGATGGCCGGGCTGGATACGCCGACCACCGGCCGGTTGTTGTACCGGGGTGACGATGTCACTGGTCAGTCCGTTCAACAGCGCAACATCTCGATGATTTATCAGCAGTTCATTAATTATCCAAACCTGACGGTGTACGAGAATATTGCCTCTCCTCTGAGGCTGGCGAAGATGTCGGACAGCGAGATCGACCGTCGGGTGAAAGAAACCGCCTCGATGCTGCACATTGAGCCGTTGCTGAAACGCCACCCTCTGGAGTTGTCCGGCGGGCAACAACAGCGCACGGCCATGGCCCGGGCACTGGTCAAGGATGCCACTCTGATTCTGTTTGACGAGCCGCTGGTCAATCTGGACTACAAGCTGCGGGAGGAGTTGCGGGCCGAATTAAGAAGCCTGTTCCGCGAACGTCAGTGCATCGCAGTGTATGCCACCACAGAACCGAATGAGGCGCTGGCGTTGGGCGGCACCACAACCTTGTTGCACGAAGGCCGGGTGGTCCAGACCGGGCCGGTGATGGATGTCTATCGGGCACCGGTCAGTACCCTGGCGGCACAGCTGTTCAGCGAGCCGCCGATGAATCTGATCCGCGGCCGGGTGACCGATACCGAGGTCACCTTCGATGAATATTCCCACCATGCCCTGACTCAGGAACTGGCCGCTCTGAAGCCCGGTGATTACTGGTTTGGCATTCGTCCCAGTCACATTGGCCTGGTACCCGCCAATGACGATGACCTGGAAATGGCCATGGAGGTGGCGCTCAGCGAAATCAGCGGTTCGGAAACCTTCATGCACGTGCAGAACCGGTATTTCGAAATGGTGCTTCAGTTGATGGGCGTGCATCAGTACCACACCGGGGCGCCGGTCAAGGTTTACCTGCCCATCAACAAACTGTTTGTGTTCGATGACCACGAGCAATTGGTGCTGACCCCCGCCCAGGCCGCAGGAGGCAACTGA
- a CDS encoding DUF2160 domain-containing protein: MLAWMNWTPAVATFFGVIAAILLVMTIYELVSPCVERKGFLPIATTRGDRLFIGLLSAAYIHLAFLAVSEVSLWVALAISVIWLLVLLRWG, from the coding sequence ATGCTTGCATGGATGAACTGGACGCCGGCGGTTGCCACCTTCTTTGGTGTCATCGCCGCCATTCTGCTGGTCATGACCATCTACGAACTGGTGTCGCCCTGCGTTGAGCGCAAGGGCTTCCTGCCCATTGCCACCACCCGTGGCGACCGCCTGTTCATTGGCCTTCTGTCGGCGGCGTACATCCACCTGGCGTTTCTGGCAGTCAGCGAGGTCAGCCTGTGGGTCGCCCTGGCCATTTCCGTGATCTGGTTGCTGGTGCTGTTGCGCTGGGGCTAG
- the glpD gene encoding glycerol-3-phosphate dehydrogenase gives MGKGQDQYDVVVVGGGVNGTGIAMDAAGRGLKVLLCEMNDLASATSSSSSKLIHGGLRYLEHYEFRLVREALAERESLLRNSPHIMWPMRFRLPHRPHLRPAWMIRTGLFLYDHLAKRELLPGSRSIRFDSTDPLKPELTKGFEYSDGWVDDARLVVLTAKKAEQCGATILTRTKCVKADRGADEWRVTLRDMQNQSERTISTRAIVNASGPWVSKLFGEALEMPAPKMIRMVKGSHIVVPRLNKEKEAYILQNEDQRIVFVIPYEDEFSLVGTTDVEYEGDPRKAKISPEETAYLLNIVNAHFRRQLAEDDVVWSYSGVRPLMDGEEQNAQKASRDYSFDISAEPGKAPLLSIFGGKITTYRKLAESATNTLCKFFPDARGPWTKTAELPGGDFANQEDLTAQLQNDFPWLPDSIISRYVRTYGTCAYELLAGCQSVADLGQHFGGTLYEAEAAYLRDAEWAAEAEDILWRRTKQGLYVDEDGAQRLQAFLHPAGIGQSSASATTRHA, from the coding sequence ATGGGCAAGGGGCAAGATCAGTATGACGTTGTGGTCGTCGGTGGTGGCGTAAATGGCACCGGCATCGCCATGGACGCCGCCGGCCGAGGTCTGAAGGTGTTGTTGTGTGAGATGAACGATCTCGCCTCAGCGACCTCATCAAGCAGCAGCAAGCTCATTCATGGCGGACTGCGCTACCTGGAGCATTACGAGTTCCGCCTTGTGAGGGAGGCACTGGCGGAGCGGGAATCCCTGCTACGCAATTCGCCACACATCATGTGGCCGATGCGGTTCCGCCTGCCCCACCGCCCTCACCTGAGGCCCGCCTGGATGATCCGCACGGGGCTGTTCCTGTACGACCACCTGGCCAAGCGCGAACTGCTGCCCGGTTCCCGTTCCATCCGGTTTGACTCAACCGATCCATTGAAGCCGGAACTCACCAAAGGTTTTGAGTATTCCGATGGCTGGGTGGACGATGCCCGGCTCGTGGTGCTGACCGCCAAGAAGGCGGAACAATGCGGTGCAACGATTCTGACGCGGACCAAATGCGTCAAGGCAGACCGGGGCGCCGATGAATGGAGGGTGACCCTGCGCGATATGCAAAACCAATCCGAGCGCACCATCAGTACCAGGGCAATCGTCAATGCCTCCGGCCCCTGGGTAAGCAAGCTGTTCGGTGAGGCACTGGAAATGCCGGCCCCCAAGATGATTCGCATGGTCAAGGGCAGTCACATTGTGGTGCCGCGACTCAATAAAGAGAAGGAAGCCTACATTCTGCAGAATGAAGATCAGCGCATCGTGTTCGTGATCCCCTATGAAGACGAGTTTTCCCTCGTGGGCACCACGGACGTGGAGTATGAGGGTGATCCCAGGAAGGCAAAAATCTCTCCGGAAGAAACCGCGTATCTGCTGAACATCGTCAACGCCCACTTCCGGCGGCAACTGGCCGAAGACGATGTGGTCTGGTCATACTCCGGTGTTCGCCCGTTAATGGACGGTGAAGAACAAAACGCCCAGAAGGCGTCGAGGGATTACTCCTTCGATATCAGTGCCGAACCGGGCAAAGCACCCCTGCTTTCAATTTTCGGGGGCAAAATAACCACGTACCGGAAACTCGCCGAATCCGCCACGAACACCCTGTGCAAGTTCTTTCCAGACGCCCGCGGTCCGTGGACCAAAACAGCCGAATTGCCCGGCGGCGATTTCGCGAACCAGGAAGACCTGACAGCGCAGTTGCAAAACGACTTCCCATGGCTCCCGGACTCCATCATCAGTCGTTATGTCCGCACTTACGGCACTTGCGCCTACGAACTGCTTGCCGGCTGTCAGTCCGTTGCTGATCTCGGCCAGCACTTTGGCGGCACTCTGTACGAAGCAGAAGCCGCGTACCTGAGGGATGCCGAGTGGGCAGCGGAGGCAGAAGACATTCTATGGCGCCGGACCAAGCAGGGTTTGTACGTTGATGAAGACGGCGCTCAGAGGCTGCAGGCGTTTCTTCACCCCGCGGGCATCGGGCAAAGCTCAGCATCGGCCACTACCCGACACGCCTGA
- a CDS encoding uracil-DNA glycosylase family protein, which yields MADDPGQLAFDELVRRVRACTLCREVLPHSPRPVIQLSEAARILVVGQAPGRRVHETGLPFNDPSGDRLREWMGITRDTFYDEQQLAILPMGFCYPGTGKSGDLPPRPECAPAWRQVLLDRLPNIELTLLIGQYAQNWHLPAGGKTVAENVSQWRRYWPEVMPMPHPSPRNNLWLRRHPWFETEAVPALRERVAAVLSGS from the coding sequence ATGGCGGACGATCCTGGTCAATTGGCGTTTGATGAGCTGGTGCGCAGGGTCCGTGCCTGCACCCTGTGCCGTGAGGTGCTGCCGCACAGCCCGAGGCCCGTAATCCAGCTGTCCGAGGCTGCGCGCATTCTGGTGGTCGGCCAGGCCCCGGGACGAAGGGTGCATGAAACCGGGTTGCCCTTTAACGACCCCAGTGGCGATCGTTTGCGTGAGTGGATGGGCATCACCCGAGATACCTTTTACGACGAGCAGCAACTGGCCATCCTGCCCATGGGGTTTTGTTACCCTGGCACGGGCAAATCCGGCGATCTTCCACCGCGCCCCGAGTGTGCCCCGGCCTGGCGTCAGGTGCTTCTGGACAGGTTGCCCAATATCGAGCTGACACTGTTAATCGGCCAGTACGCCCAGAACTGGCATTTGCCGGCTGGCGGCAAAACGGTGGCCGAGAATGTCAGTCAGTGGCGCAGATACTGGCCGGAGGTAATGCCGATGCCGCATCCCAGTCCGCGCAATAATTTGTGGCTGAGACGCCACCCGTGGTTCGAGACAGAGGCGGTACCCGCCCTGCGTGAGCGGGTTGCTGCGGTTCTTTCCGGAAGCTGA